The DNA sequence TGCTGGGCTCCTGGGTCTGGGCTGGATGAAAATGTATAATCTCAGTGCAATTTAGAGAGAAGATTTTTCTGCTCGTCCTCGCACCATTACCCTATCAGAATCAAACGGTCCAAAACCCAAACCCCTCCTTAACCACACATGGGGAACGCGCGGTGCCCAGCCgccgactcgccggcggcgtcgGACCGGGAGGTAGGATTCGCGAAGCTGCAGGGCGAGTGCTTCGAGTACTACATGCAGACCTACTCCATCGTCCTTGGTCGCCATAGCCGCCGCAGCAGCAAGGGCCCCGCCGCCCCGCCGACCGAGGCCGACGACGGCGTCGACGTGGACCTCGGCGCCCTCGGCGGAGGCATGAACGTCTCCCGCCGCCACGCGCGCATCTTCTACGACTTCCCACGCCGCCGGTTCGCTCTCGAGGTGCTTGGCAAGAACGGCTGCCTCGTCGAGGGCGTGCACCACGTCCCCGGGTCCGCCCCCGTCAAGCTCGACTCCCAGGACCTCCTCCAGATGGGGGAAGCCAAGTTCTACTTCCTCCTCCCCTCGCGCTCCGTCTTCGACGCCGGCATCGCGCGCCGTGCCCCCGCCGTCCAGCGCGGGATCCCGCCGCCTCCGTctgacgacgacgaggatgaggatgaaCAGGGAGAGGCCGTGGCAGCGGCGAAGCGTCGGAGGGAGGGGGATAACGGTACTGAATTCTTGCTTGGTTTCTGTTGGATTTGAAGAATTGCTACGTGTCCGATTGTACATTGAATTTGCTTTTTGGGAATTGGGATTACATTATGAAGTCCATTTAATTGAGATAATTGCTATTATATAACTCCAATCGTGTGGCTTCGCTATTACATGATTTCTAACGTTATCTAAGAAACATATGGACTCGTAATATcttttagaccttgtttacttcctcccaaaaaccaaaatttttcaaagttcccatcacatcgaatgtttgaacgcatgcatgaagcattaaatataaataaaaataaaaactaattacacagtttgcctgtaattttggagacgaatcttttgagcctagttagtctatgattggacaatggttgtcaaatacaaacgaaaatgctacggtagcaaaaactaaatttttcgggaactaaacaaggctttaatcTATTTCCTCGtctaaatacatgtatttgtTTCTAAAATAACCCTTTTGCCCTTCAGTCTTTTGACGGTATGCCTCGGTTACCGAAAGAAAAAAACGTCGCTGTTGCCTTGGCTGGTCCGCTGCCTGCTGGTGGCCATGGCTTGGCTTGGCTGCTGGCCGGGCCACCAAGGCTTGGCTGCTGGCCGTGGCCTTGGCTTGGCTGCTTGCCGTGGCCATGCCTTGGCTGCTGGCCGTGGCCATGGCTGGCAGCTGGCTGGCCGTGGCCTGGTCTAGGGCTAGGGCTAGGGCACCCGACGCCTCCAGTTCACTTCTCTCGGTGTCCATGGTGAAATACTGAAATGATAGTTGCTACTTGTCTGATTGTACATTGAGTTGGGATTACATTATAAGTTCATTTGATTGGTGACAAGCCGATTCTTCATGCTTTTGCTGTAATGTTTTCTGTATATTCCAATGAAATGGGTAATACATCATGC is a window from the Sorghum bicolor cultivar BTx623 chromosome 5, Sorghum_bicolor_NCBIv3, whole genome shotgun sequence genome containing:
- the LOC8064416 gene encoding FHA domain-containing protein FHA2 → MGNARCPAADSPAASDREVGFAKLQGECFEYYMQTYSIVLGRHSRRSSKGPAAPPTEADDGVDVDLGALGGGMNVSRRHARIFYDFPRRRFALEVLGKNGCLVEGVHHVPGSAPVKLDSQDLLQMGEAKFYFLLPSRSVFDAGIARRAPAVQRGIPPPPSDDDEDEDEQGEAVAAAKRRREGDNGSKSYREADDQLLLQLEEKDVISSAATILSDLCGPQEWISMNKLHEVMFDKYGNMWHHSRVRKYLTSEDFPETETDFRPWHGLVLLLRKYPEHFVINIRKGGGLSTEFVSLVSLQS